A DNA window from Pyxidicoccus xibeiensis contains the following coding sequences:
- a CDS encoding protein kinase domain-containing protein — protein sequence MPCLLLAGLEPLGPAPEEEPVPVEPPLPRRFGDYELLERLGEGGMGVVYKAFNVPLKRMEALKMSAVDLPANDDGVPGFLAVAEARAAASLNHPNIVHVIATGVAEGRPYFTMNLMEGGSLDQQMHRFRAPRAAARLMATVAGAVHHGHQRLILHRDLKPANLLLDAGDVPHVADFGLAQPLDTRKQRGPVGGTLPYMAPEQTTAHGPPLTVAADVYGLGSILYELLTGRPPFQDEGGSREALLARVREAEPLAPRALEPRIPRELEHIVLRCLHKEPTRRYGSAAELADDLQRFLKGEPVGPTTRARRVLAWYRGHPLEAGLLATLLWSLAVAAVAAFRIASAQEEDLRHDALRVNLYAARLVAGTVLFELAQYRQGVERAAARPELGAALQAGDGRALESFCRERFTYHDGPRGGAARSDVAWPFQRCFILDTTGRALAHWPPPPRFFIGNDYGWRNYFQAARRLADTGQRAAYVSRAFLGTSDGSNTFAISAPVYGPAGTWRGVLVATIASNSTLGSLRLDDPGGVNRTAMLVAPTDRPAPDEAIPSRDTYTVVVHERLGRGMPVALGAETARQLARALPPPTAHEEEQFLLPSVEGRVLEGYRDPVSSEPGTWLAAFAPVGNTGFAVIVQSREKAVLAVNAVLARRIAWWSLPFAVGGGLLWLLFWRLRQQALTEGKA from the coding sequence ATGCCGTGCCTGCTGCTCGCCGGTCTGGAGCCCCTGGGCCCCGCTCCGGAGGAGGAGCCCGTGCCCGTGGAGCCCCCCCTGCCCCGGCGCTTCGGCGACTACGAGCTGCTGGAGCGCCTGGGCGAGGGCGGCATGGGCGTCGTCTACAAGGCCTTCAACGTCCCCCTCAAGCGCATGGAGGCGCTGAAGATGAGCGCCGTGGACCTGCCGGCGAACGACGACGGGGTGCCCGGCTTCCTGGCCGTGGCGGAGGCGCGGGCCGCCGCGAGCCTGAACCACCCGAACATCGTCCACGTCATCGCCACGGGGGTCGCCGAGGGCCGCCCCTACTTCACGATGAACCTGATGGAGGGTGGCAGCCTCGACCAGCAGATGCACCGCTTCCGCGCCCCCCGCGCGGCGGCGCGATTGATGGCGACAGTCGCCGGGGCCGTCCACCATGGCCACCAGCGGCTCATCCTCCACCGGGACTTGAAGCCGGCGAACCTCCTGCTCGACGCCGGGGACGTGCCCCATGTCGCCGACTTCGGCCTGGCCCAGCCGCTCGACACGCGGAAGCAGCGAGGCCCGGTGGGAGGCACGCTCCCGTACATGGCACCGGAGCAGACCACCGCCCACGGCCCGCCCCTCACCGTCGCCGCCGACGTCTACGGCCTGGGCAGCATCCTCTACGAGCTGCTCACCGGCCGGCCTCCCTTCCAGGACGAGGGCGGCAGCCGTGAGGCCCTGCTCGCCAGGGTCCGGGAGGCCGAGCCGCTTGCCCCCCGCGCGCTGGAGCCGCGCATCCCCCGGGAGCTGGAGCACATCGTCCTCAGGTGCCTGCACAAGGAGCCCACCCGCCGCTACGGCTCCGCGGCGGAGCTGGCCGATGACCTCCAGCGCTTCCTGAAGGGCGAGCCCGTGGGCCCCACCACCCGCGCCCGGCGCGTGCTGGCCTGGTACCGCGGCCACCCCCTGGAGGCAGGGCTGCTGGCCACCCTGCTCTGGTCCCTCGCCGTGGCCGCGGTGGCCGCCTTCCGCATCGCCAGCGCGCAGGAGGAGGACCTGCGCCACGACGCGCTGCGGGTCAACCTCTACGCCGCGCGGCTCGTGGCGGGGACGGTGCTCTTCGAGCTGGCGCAGTACCGGCAGGGCGTGGAGCGCGCGGCGGCGCGGCCGGAGCTGGGCGCCGCGCTCCAGGCAGGTGACGGCCGGGCCCTGGAGTCCTTCTGCCGCGAGCGCTTCACCTACCACGACGGCCCGCGCGGCGGAGCGGCGCGCTCGGACGTGGCCTGGCCCTTCCAGCGCTGCTTCATCCTGGACACGACGGGCCGCGCGCTCGCCCACTGGCCTCCGCCGCCGCGCTTCTTCATTGGCAATGACTACGGGTGGCGCAACTACTTCCAGGCCGCCCGGCGGCTGGCGGACACGGGGCAGCGCGCCGCCTACGTGTCACGTGCCTTCCTGGGCACGAGCGACGGCTCCAACACCTTCGCCATCTCCGCCCCGGTGTACGGGCCGGCAGGGACGTGGCGCGGCGTGCTGGTGGCCACCATCGCCTCCAACTCCACGCTGGGCTCGCTGCGGCTGGACGACCCGGGCGGCGTCAACCGCACCGCCATGCTGGTGGCACCCACGGACCGGCCCGCGCCGGACGAGGCAATTCCCTCGCGCGACACGTACACCGTCGTCGTCCACGAGCGGCTGGGGCGTGGAATGCCCGTCGCCCTGGGGGCGGAGACGGCGCGGCAGCTCGCGCGGGCCCTGCCACCGCCCACCGCCCACGAGGAGGAGCAGTTCCTGCTGCCGTCCGTGGAGGGCCGGGTGCTGGAGGGCTACCGGGACCCCGTGTCGAGCGAGCCGGGCACCTGGCTGGCGGCCTTCGCGCCGGTGGGCAACACGGGCTTCGCCGTCATCGTCCAGTCGCGGGAGAAGGCGGTGCTGGCCGTCAACGCCGTGCTGGCGCGCCGCATCGCCTGGTGGAGCCTGCCCTTCGCCGTGGGGGGCGGGCTGTTATGGCTCCTCTTCTGGCGGCTCCGCCAGCAGGCGCTGACGGAGGGGAAGGCCTAG
- a CDS encoding glucan biosynthesis protein, translating into MKSRRNKAWSAWVCAAVVASATAASARAAPAKPAASARAFPPGTVVERARALAARPYVAPKSTLPEAYQQLSYDAYRDIRYRDEKALWRGDGLPYQAQFFHPGFLYPVPVAVHVVEHGKAEPVRFSPELFTYGALVKPGPLAKADGFAGLKLTHPLNRAGHFDEVLSFLGASYFRALGRGTVYGLSARGVAIDTALPRPEEFPSFRELWLERPAPGADRVVVHALMDGPSLTGAYRFTVIPGASTVMEVEATLFARKAVEQLGLAPLTSMYLFGENDRGTYDDFRPEVHDSDGLFVWMREGEQLWRPLQNPSRVSVSSFRAASPRAFGLLQRDTAFTSYEDLEARYELRPSAWVEPVGDWGPGAVRLVELPTPQEVHDNIVAFWVPDAPLTPGVPLRVAYRLHWGAQAPWPRTTSAVTATRIAAGDSAGARRFVLDFSPEAGASRSDGPVDILITASRGQVLHRTVRRHEPSGGWRATFEWVPDAGAPSELRAYLRRGSETLTETWSYLWTP; encoded by the coding sequence GTGAAGTCGCGGCGGAACAAGGCATGGAGCGCGTGGGTGTGCGCGGCGGTGGTGGCGTCGGCCACCGCGGCCAGCGCGCGCGCCGCCCCGGCGAAGCCCGCCGCCTCCGCGCGGGCCTTCCCCCCCGGCACCGTGGTGGAGCGTGCCCGGGCCCTGGCCGCCCGTCCCTACGTGGCGCCGAAGTCGACGCTGCCCGAGGCGTACCAGCAGCTCTCGTATGACGCGTACCGGGACATCCGCTACCGCGACGAGAAGGCGCTGTGGCGCGGGGACGGCCTGCCCTACCAGGCGCAGTTCTTCCACCCGGGCTTCCTCTACCCCGTCCCCGTCGCCGTCCACGTCGTGGAGCACGGGAAGGCGGAGCCGGTGCGCTTCTCGCCGGAGCTGTTCACCTACGGCGCGCTGGTGAAGCCGGGCCCGCTGGCGAAGGCCGACGGCTTCGCGGGCCTGAAGCTCACCCACCCGCTCAACCGGGCCGGGCACTTCGACGAGGTGCTGTCCTTCCTGGGCGCCAGCTACTTCCGCGCGCTGGGCCGGGGCACCGTGTACGGGCTGTCCGCGCGCGGCGTGGCCATCGACACCGCGCTGCCGCGCCCCGAGGAGTTCCCCTCCTTCCGCGAGCTGTGGCTGGAGCGCCCCGCCCCCGGCGCGGACCGCGTGGTGGTGCATGCGCTCATGGACGGGCCCAGCCTCACCGGCGCCTACCGCTTCACCGTCATCCCCGGCGCCAGCACGGTGATGGAGGTGGAGGCGACGCTCTTCGCGCGCAAGGCCGTGGAGCAGCTGGGCCTGGCCCCGCTCACCAGCATGTACCTCTTCGGGGAGAACGACCGGGGGACGTACGACGACTTCCGCCCGGAGGTGCATGACTCGGACGGCCTCTTCGTGTGGATGCGCGAGGGCGAGCAGCTCTGGCGACCGCTGCAGAACCCGTCGCGGGTGAGCGTCTCCAGCTTCCGCGCCGCCAGCCCGCGCGCCTTCGGCCTGCTGCAGCGGGACACCGCCTTCACCAGCTACGAGGACCTGGAGGCCCGCTACGAGCTGCGCCCCAGCGCGTGGGTGGAGCCCGTGGGCGACTGGGGCCCCGGCGCGGTGCGGCTGGTGGAGCTGCCCACGCCGCAGGAGGTGCACGACAACATCGTCGCCTTCTGGGTGCCGGACGCGCCGCTGACGCCGGGCGTGCCCCTGCGCGTGGCGTACCGGCTGCACTGGGGCGCGCAGGCGCCCTGGCCCCGGACGACCTCCGCCGTCACCGCCACGCGCATCGCCGCGGGCGACTCGGCGGGCGCGCGGCGCTTCGTCCTCGACTTCTCGCCCGAAGCCGGCGCGAGCAGGAGCGACGGGCCGGTGGACATCCTCATCACCGCCTCGAGGGGCCAGGTGCTGCACCGCACCGTCCGGCGCCACGAGCCCTCCGGCGGCTGGCGCGCCACCTTCGAGTGGGTGCCCGACGCCGGCGCCCCCAGTGAATTGCGCGCGTACCTGAGACGCGGTTCCGAGACCCTCACCGA
- a CDS encoding DUF2378 family protein → MEWRGLSEPVKELRESPPSPVQVPRRNFEGLFVHALKPTGAFAQSLQDIGYDGEVSQQSYPLSVWRAALGVARRFVFAGYPPEAANRALGHRYVEGFSQTLVGRVLATAAPLLGAERSLTRLPTYLRAGREDMKMLLEPVQSREWRVRVVDPDPLPDFVAGVVEGVLWRTRVKPEVVVLERQASGYTLHVRWDEP, encoded by the coding sequence ATGGAATGGCGGGGGCTGAGCGAGCCGGTGAAGGAGCTTCGGGAGTCACCTCCCAGCCCGGTGCAGGTGCCACGACGCAACTTCGAGGGGCTGTTCGTCCACGCGCTGAAGCCCACGGGGGCCTTCGCCCAGTCGCTCCAGGACATCGGCTACGACGGGGAAGTCTCACAGCAGTCATACCCGCTGTCGGTGTGGCGGGCGGCGCTGGGGGTGGCCCGGCGCTTCGTGTTCGCGGGGTACCCGCCCGAGGCCGCCAACCGCGCGCTGGGGCACCGGTACGTGGAGGGCTTCTCGCAGACGCTGGTGGGGCGCGTGCTGGCCACCGCCGCGCCGCTGCTGGGCGCCGAGCGCAGCCTGACGCGGCTGCCCACGTACCTCAGGGCGGGCCGCGAGGACATGAAGATGCTGCTGGAGCCGGTGCAGTCGCGCGAGTGGCGGGTGCGCGTCGTGGACCCGGACCCGCTGCCGGACTTCGTGGCGGGCGTGGTGGAGGGCGTGCTGTGGCGCACCCGCGTGAAGCCGGAGGTGGTGGTGCTGGAGCGCCAGGCCAGCGGGTACACGCTGCACGTGCGGTGGGACGAGCCCTGA
- a CDS encoding RNA polymerase sigma factor — MVVEPSSDSLPSSAAPREEGGKVLPFPPRRRFATTRWSMVLAAGHSAAPEARKALEALCQQYWAPLHDFVQHKGFTKEQAADLTQSFFVRLLEKNALSVADPTRGRFRSWLLTSMTHFLANAWDAEQTRARGGGHVHVPLEDPEGRVIPAPSPDPTPDRVFEKRWAERLLEHVLAALREEYVLAGRGALFDHLKKTLTGDAGAAHAHIAEVLGMKPGAVKVAAFRFRKRYQELLLREVSHTVANPADAADELRFLITALAGP, encoded by the coding sequence ATGGTCGTCGAGCCGTCGAGCGACTCCCTTCCGTCCAGCGCCGCCCCCCGCGAGGAGGGCGGCAAGGTGCTGCCCTTCCCGCCCCGGCGCCGCTTCGCCACCACCCGGTGGAGCATGGTCCTCGCCGCGGGCCACAGCGCCGCGCCCGAGGCCCGCAAGGCCCTGGAGGCGCTCTGCCAGCAGTACTGGGCTCCGCTCCACGACTTCGTCCAGCACAAGGGCTTCACGAAGGAGCAGGCCGCCGACCTGACGCAGTCCTTCTTCGTCCGGCTGCTGGAGAAGAACGCCCTGTCCGTCGCCGACCCCACCCGGGGCCGGTTCCGCTCGTGGCTGCTCACGTCGATGACGCACTTCCTGGCGAACGCATGGGACGCGGAGCAGACCCGGGCCCGCGGCGGCGGCCACGTCCACGTCCCCCTCGAGGACCCGGAGGGCCGTGTCATCCCCGCCCCCTCGCCGGACCCCACGCCGGACCGCGTCTTCGAGAAGCGCTGGGCGGAGCGGCTGCTGGAGCACGTGCTGGCCGCGCTGCGCGAGGAGTACGTGCTCGCCGGCAGGGGCGCGCTCTTCGACCACCTCAAGAAGACGCTCACGGGAGACGCTGGCGCCGCGCACGCGCACATCGCCGAGGTGCTGGGGATGAAGCCGGGCGCGGTGAAGGTGGCGGCCTTCCGCTTCCGCAAGCGCTACCAGGAGCTGCTGCTGCGCGAGGTCTCCCACACCGTGGCCAACCCCGCGGACGCCGCCGACGAGCTGCGCTTCCTCATCACCGCGCTGGCGGGCCCGTAA
- a CDS encoding PAS domain S-box protein, whose amino-acid sequence MRVLIVTQGGADLAPLESRLRARGHTVVTAARDAEVPSAWRSGACALVVVDTHGPAAPVPLLRALRSLPNGPEAVVMLLGPREALSSLHSGLEAGADDVLAWPPDPQELELRLDLAERRFTRRHGRTGVPFGDELRDTMLSVSPVPTSITTLTDGKVVAANDAYFQAFGYTREEVIGRTTVDLRLWERPFDRAQVVERLRRHGSVRGVDAQYHTRQGELRHTLLFMGLVPYAGAPHIISFFPDITPLKRAEDELRRSEVSFRTLIESLPDLVAVFSRDARVRYANLKVATALGYENVAELLGRHISEIIPPEDFASADARMHEALRTGRAALQERRLLKRDGTILPVESTTFPLPFAGEDAIVSVSHDLTERHQMQARLMLAERMASVGTLAAGVAHEINNPLAYLTANLSFARDELSALLGEGARSAEARLSQTLAAAQSALAEAQQGADRVRTIVRDLKTFSRVDSADNADVDVRQVLESTLNLATTEIRHRARLVKQFDEVPRVRANESRLGQVFLNLLVNAAQAIPGGTPERHEIRVATRVGTQNRVVVEVADTGMGIAAEHLSRLFDPFFTTKEPGVGTGLGLSICHSLVASLGGEIHVESEPGRGSTFRVLLPAAPPEEKAPVVPTPPPPSTEKRGRLLVVDDEPLVCTALGRTLRPHHDVTLSTRAQEALERIEAGERYDLVFCDLMMPGMSGMDFYSALQQRYPEQARRVVFLTGGAVTQQARAFLEAVPSPHLEKPFAGRELLSLVQERLAHP is encoded by the coding sequence ATGCGGGTCCTCATCGTCACCCAGGGAGGGGCGGACCTGGCGCCACTCGAGTCCCGCTTGCGGGCGCGAGGGCACACGGTGGTCACCGCCGCGCGGGACGCGGAGGTTCCTTCCGCGTGGCGCTCGGGCGCGTGCGCGCTCGTGGTGGTGGACACCCACGGACCGGCGGCGCCCGTCCCCCTGCTGCGCGCGTTGCGCAGCCTTCCCAACGGCCCGGAGGCGGTGGTGATGCTGCTGGGGCCGCGCGAGGCCCTGTCCAGCCTGCACTCCGGGCTGGAGGCCGGCGCGGACGACGTGCTGGCGTGGCCGCCGGACCCGCAGGAGCTGGAGCTGCGGCTGGACCTGGCCGAGCGGCGCTTCACCCGGCGCCACGGCCGCACCGGCGTGCCCTTCGGGGACGAGCTGCGCGACACCATGCTGTCCGTGTCGCCCGTGCCCACGTCGATTACCACGCTGACGGACGGCAAGGTGGTGGCGGCCAACGACGCTTACTTCCAGGCCTTCGGCTACACGCGCGAGGAGGTCATCGGGCGCACCACGGTGGACCTGCGCCTGTGGGAGCGGCCCTTCGACCGGGCCCAGGTGGTGGAGCGGCTGCGGCGGCACGGCTCGGTGCGGGGCGTGGACGCGCAGTACCACACGCGCCAGGGCGAGCTGCGGCACACGCTGCTCTTCATGGGGCTGGTGCCCTACGCGGGCGCGCCGCACATCATCTCCTTCTTCCCGGACATCACCCCGCTGAAGCGCGCGGAGGATGAGCTGCGGCGCTCGGAGGTGAGCTTCCGCACCCTCATCGAGAGCCTGCCGGACCTGGTGGCCGTCTTCAGCCGGGACGCGCGGGTGCGCTACGCCAACCTCAAGGTGGCCACGGCGCTGGGCTACGAGAACGTGGCGGAGTTGCTCGGCCGGCACATCTCCGAAATCATCCCTCCGGAGGACTTCGCGTCCGCGGACGCGCGCATGCACGAGGCGCTGCGCACGGGCCGGGCGGCGCTCCAGGAGCGGCGGCTCTTGAAGCGCGACGGCACCATCCTCCCGGTGGAGTCCACCACCTTCCCGCTGCCCTTCGCCGGCGAGGACGCCATCGTCTCGGTGTCGCACGACCTGACGGAGCGCCACCAGATGCAGGCGCGGCTGATGCTGGCCGAGCGGATGGCCTCGGTGGGCACGCTGGCGGCGGGCGTCGCGCACGAAATCAACAACCCGCTGGCGTACCTCACGGCCAACCTGTCCTTCGCGCGCGACGAGCTGAGCGCGCTGCTGGGCGAGGGCGCGCGGAGCGCCGAGGCGCGGCTGTCCCAGACGCTGGCGGCCGCGCAGTCCGCGCTCGCGGAGGCCCAGCAGGGCGCGGACCGGGTGCGCACCATCGTCCGCGACTTGAAGACGTTCAGCCGGGTGGACTCGGCGGACAACGCCGACGTGGACGTGCGGCAGGTGCTGGAGTCCACGCTGAACCTGGCGACCACGGAGATTCGCCACCGCGCGCGGCTGGTGAAGCAGTTCGACGAGGTGCCCCGGGTGCGCGCCAACGAGTCGCGGCTGGGGCAGGTGTTCCTCAACCTGCTCGTCAACGCCGCGCAGGCCATTCCGGGAGGAACCCCGGAGCGGCACGAGATTCGCGTCGCCACGCGCGTGGGCACCCAGAACCGGGTGGTGGTGGAGGTGGCGGACACCGGCATGGGCATCGCCGCCGAGCACCTGTCGCGCCTGTTCGACCCGTTCTTCACCACCAAGGAGCCCGGCGTGGGCACGGGGCTGGGGCTGTCCATCTGCCACAGCCTGGTGGCCTCGCTGGGCGGGGAAATCCACGTGGAGAGCGAGCCCGGCCGGGGCTCCACCTTCCGCGTGCTGCTGCCGGCCGCGCCCCCGGAGGAGAAGGCCCCCGTGGTGCCCACGCCCCCGCCGCCCTCCACGGAGAAGCGGGGCCGCCTGCTGGTGGTGGACGACGAGCCCCTGGTGTGCACGGCGCTGGGCCGCACCCTGCGGCCCCACCACGACGTGACGCTGTCCACCCGCGCCCAGGAGGCGCTGGAGCGAATCGAGGCCGGGGAGCGCTACGACCTCGTCTTCTGCGACTTGATGATGCCGGGCATGAGCGGCATGGACTTCTACTCGGCCCTCCAGCAGCGCTACCCCGAGCAGGCCCGGCGCGTGGTGTTCCTCACCGGCGGCGCCGTGACACAGCAGGCCCGCGCCTTCCTCGAGGCCGTCCCCAGCCCCCACCTGGAGAAGCCCTTCGCCGGCCGGGAGCTGCTGTCGCTCGTCCAGGAGCGGCTCGCGCACCCGTAG
- a CDS encoding S1 family peptidase: MSEGPDRTPPRDALVRASSSLVMLEVEGRTASGFIATPEGHLVTSLHAVAGARSISAVMSDGVRSEVVQVVAMDERRDLAVLRLPLPDMVPALPLGRGPLPAEGESVYVLRAVAGPAPEVRSLEVRAVQVLGDWLTLMELTRTISEQASGAPVMDSRGVVVGVATAALANGRSLGLVIPSRYVLPMLRAMVTAPLAALEAPRRRAGRVRQVPQHPLSMLEGASPDALESIASTLGQAINVGAPAYNRGDVEGCYRLYARTAEQLIDERGDCPGAQRALRDGLLRCGELSDLDDRAWALRDVFDGLLDVIQRCLQARPAVTAPGRKPPPKRLLN, from the coding sequence ATGTCCGAAGGACCCGACAGGACGCCTCCCCGGGACGCCCTCGTCCGAGCCTCCTCGTCACTCGTGATGCTCGAGGTGGAGGGCCGCACCGCCTCCGGCTTCATCGCCACGCCCGAGGGCCACCTCGTCACCAGCCTGCACGCGGTGGCCGGCGCCCGCAGCATCAGCGCGGTGATGTCGGATGGGGTGCGCTCCGAGGTGGTCCAGGTGGTGGCCATGGACGAGCGCAGGGACCTCGCCGTCCTGCGCCTGCCGCTGCCGGACATGGTGCCCGCGCTGCCGCTGGGCCGGGGCCCCCTGCCCGCCGAGGGAGAGAGCGTCTACGTGCTGCGCGCGGTGGCCGGGCCGGCGCCGGAGGTGCGCTCGCTGGAGGTGCGCGCGGTGCAGGTGCTGGGCGACTGGCTCACGCTGATGGAGCTGACGCGGACCATCTCCGAGCAGGCCTCGGGCGCCCCGGTGATGGACTCGCGCGGCGTCGTGGTGGGCGTGGCCACCGCGGCGCTCGCCAACGGCCGCTCCCTGGGCCTGGTGATTCCGTCACGGTACGTGCTGCCCATGCTGCGGGCCATGGTGACGGCGCCGCTGGCCGCGCTGGAGGCGCCCCGCCGCCGCGCCGGACGCGTGCGCCAGGTGCCCCAGCATCCGCTGAGCATGCTGGAGGGCGCGTCCCCGGACGCGCTGGAGTCCATCGCCAGCACCCTGGGCCAGGCCATCAACGTGGGCGCGCCCGCGTACAACCGGGGCGACGTGGAGGGCTGCTACCGCCTCTATGCGCGCACCGCCGAGCAGCTCATCGACGAGCGCGGCGACTGCCCCGGCGCCCAGCGCGCCCTGCGCGACGGCCTGCTGCGCTGCGGGGAGCTGTCGGATTTGGATGACCGCGCCTGGGCCCTGCGCGACGTCTTCGACGGGCTGCTCGACGTCATCCAGCGCTGCCTCCAGGCACGGCCCGCGGTGACGGCGCCGGGCCGCAAGCCGCCTCCGAAGCGGCTGCTCAACTGA